A region of the Flavobacteriaceae bacterium MAR_2010_188 genome:
ATCTCCTAATTGGTTAAACTGACCTTCGGCAATAACCATAGCCGGCTGTTTTTGGGCGATATTCTTTCTAAGGTTATAAAAGTTGAAGTTTGCTGCTGGGATAACATTGTTGGCGAAAAAGAAGGAGACAAATCCTAAAATCACGATGAAAATACTGAGACCCCGCATGGCTCTTTGCAATGAAATCCCGGTAGATTTCATGGCGGCGAATTCGTAGTTTTCGGCAAAACTACCAAAAACCATAATCGATGAAACGAGAATGGTTAAAGGTAAAATTAGCGGAATTAGGGTAGGAGTGGCAAAAATCAGGAATTTATAAATGATGCTGATTGATAAATCCTTACCCGCCAGTTCTCCTATATAAAGCCAGATTGCCTGTAAAACAAAAATGAGCATGAGTATTAAAAACACGCTCAAAAAAGTTTTTAAGTAGGTCGTTAATATGTACCTATCTAATATTTTCATTCAAGATTCCCAAAGCCTAGTCTATCTTATTGATGTAATAATCTTTGTACTTATTTTTATCAAATGTAAATAAGGTCTTTGAGATAGGTTCGTTAGTTTTAAAAGAATTAACTGTAAGAGTGGTTTTTGTTCCATTCTTTCCAATTTCTATAAGCGTATAGATATGTTTTGTGGTGTTATCTATACCCAATAATACTTGTTTTATTTCTGAATTTGTGTCAATCGGATTCAATTTTACAAATTGAATCTTTCTACCCTTCACATCTTGTACAATATCCATTTCGTAAGTATAACCATCTTTGTAAAAAGAAAGCATTTTACTCGGGGTAATTGTGTTTTCATCTTCGGTGTTTTCTGAAGAAACCGTAACCTCTTCATCCTCTGGACTAATAGTGTAAAGCGTTTTACCGTCGTAGATTCTGGTTACCCCTAACACGTTTAGAACATATTGGTCGCCCTTCATCACCACATCACCACGGGTCTCTTGGTTAATGTTCTCGTTTGCGTTATTTAAAGAGTATTTAAAATCTATCGTAATATTATCGTAGGATTGCGTCTTTTGATAAACTTCATCCAGAATTTGCTTGGCTTTTGGATTATTTTGAGAAAAGCTCACTAATCCTATAAACATAATACATAATGTAACTATTCGTTTCATTGTAATTTTCATTTTGCTATTGTTAGTCTTAAACATTTTCATTTTCGAGTAACTGGTCTAAGGCATTTAGATCAGTAATTAAAACCTGTCTGGCTTTGCTGCCTTCAAAACCTCCGACAATTCCGGCGGCTTCTAGTTGATCAATAAGCCTTCCGGCTCTATTATATCCAAGTTTTAATTTACGTTGAAGCAAAGAAGCTGAACCCTGTTGGGCGGTAACTATAATTTCAGCGGCGTCCCTAAACAGCTTATCGCGTTCGCTGATATCTATATCAAGACTTGTGCCATTCTCCTCACCAACATACTCTGGTAAAATGTACGCATCTGGATAAGCTTTTTGTGAGCCGATAAACTCGGTAACACTTTCCACTTCTGGAGTATCTACAAAGGCACATTGTATTCTCGTTACATCATTCCCTTGAGTAAAAAGCATATCTCCACGACCAATAAGTTGGTCTGCGCCGCTGGTATCAAGAATAGTTCTAGAATCTATTTTTGAAGTTACCCTAAAAGCGATACGGGCGGGGAAATTCGCCTTAATGATTCCGGTAATAACATTTACCGAAGGACGTTGGGTGGCAATAATCAAGTGGATACCAATTGCACGTGCTAGCTGTGCCAAACGCGCGATAGGAGTTTCTACCTCTTTACCGGCGGTCATAATAAGGTCGGCGAACTCATCTACCACCAAAACGATGTAAGGTAAAAATTGATGCCCTTCATTAGGGTTGAGTTTTCTAGCTTTAAACTTGTCGTTATATTCCTTAATGTTACGAACCATGGCGTTCTTAAGCATTTCGTAACGGTTATCCATCTCAATACAAAGTGAATTCAGAGTATTGATAACCTTGGTATTGTCGGTGATAATAGCTTCTTCAGAATCCGGTAGTTTCGCGAGGTAATGTCTTTCAATTTTATTGAAAAGAGTGAGCTCCACTTTCTTAGGATCTACAAGTACAAATTTTACTTCGGCAGGATGCTTTTTATAAAGCAGGGACGTAAGGACTGCATTTAAACCAACCGACTTACCTTGACCCGTTGCACCCGCCATAAGAAGGTGAGGCATTTTAGCAAGGTCTACCACAAAGGTTTCATTGCTAATGGTCTTACCAAAAGCAATCGGTAATTCCATTTCAGATTTCTGGAATTTTTGGGAAGCGATAACCGACCGCATTGAAACGATGGTTGCATTTTTATTTGGTACCTCTATACCAATAGTTCCTTTACCAGGAATTGGTGCAATAATCCTAATACCTAGAGCTGCCAAAGAAAGGGCAATGTCGTCTTCTAGATTTTTTATTTTTGAAATCCTCACTCCGGCTTCAGGGACAATTTCATACAAGGTTACCGTTGGCCCAATGGTTGCCTTAATGCTCGAAATCCCAATTTTATAATTGTTTAGGGTTTCAACAATCTTATTTTTATTTTCCTCTAATTCTTCTTGGTTGATCGTGATGCCTTCAGCATCATATTTTCTTAAAAGATCCAGCGGAGGAAATTGATATTTGCTCAATTCTAAAGTCGGATCAAATTGTCCAAAATCCTCAACCAATTTATTGGAAAGATTGTCCGATTCAGAAATCTCTTCTTCGATGGTTTCAACTTCCATATCTAAGGTTGGCTCTTCAATTTCTTCTTCTTCCTGAACGATGACCAGAGGCTTAGATTCTACTTTGGACATTTCTTTCTGTCTTTCTTTTTCTTTTTCCTTTGCTTCATCTAAAGAGATTTCAAAAGCAGATTTTATCTCTTCGGCCTCGGCACTTAAATCATTGTCTAAAGACATATAGCTTTCCGAGCTGTTGGAAGAAGCAGTTCTAAATTCCTTTCCAGCTTTATAATCGTCCTTTAAATCCCTTTTAGCTCTTTTAAAAAGATCAACAAAATGCTCGCCGGTAACCTTGAATCGAAGAGATATATATATGATAAGACAGAACAACAGCAGGAGTGCGGTACCGATAACGCCAAGATAATCTTGTAAAAAAGAGTTCATCTCATACCCGATAGTCCCACCGAGAGCATCATATTTTTCAGAGAAAAATCCAAAGAAAACCGAAAGCCATATAGCGATAAGGGTTCCCCAGATCCAATGTTGTATTAGTCTAGTCTTATTGATATTTAAAGTCACGTAGACTCCAGAAAGGAAAAGTAGGGCAGAAAAAATAAATGAGGAAACCCCAAATCCTTTATTTATAAAAAGATCGCTGATCCAAGCGCCGAGTTTATTGAGCCAATTTTCAGCTTCGACCTCTCGTGTGCCTAATTGGTCTATCGTACTTTGATCAATTTTTCCAGTGAAAAAGAATGAAAGACAAGCAATGAATAATAAAAGACCTAAAATGATAAGAAGACTCCCAAAAATCAATTTTTGCTGGCTCGACAGTTTTAAGTTCGGAGCTTTTCTCAGGGTTCTTTTCTTAACGGGTTTTTTACTTGTCTTCTTCGCCATCAAATACTAGTTAGGTTAAACAAAAATACAAATAACTAACGGTATTCATAACGAATTTGGTATTATAGAAACTTTGGAATATAGATAATAAGCCCAGCTATAATAGCTGCCGTAGAAGCAATAAAAACTGCCCCTGCGGCAATATCCTTAATAACTCCGATGGCGGTATGAAAGTCTGGATGAACAAAATCTGCAATGTACTCTACCGCAGTATTTAAACCTTCAATACTCATTACCATCCCGATAAAAGCAATTTGGATCAACCATTCTGTTGAAGATAATTTAAAATAAAATCCAGCGATAGTCATAATAATCGCAATCACAAACTGAATCTGAATACTCGATTCATTTTTGATCAGATAAACGGCGCCTTTAAATGCGAAACCAACGCTTTTAACTCGGTTTATAAAAAGATTATCTTTTTTTTTGGTCATTATATTATTGATCTAACGCACTGATAGCCTTATCGTAATCCGGTTCATCACTAATTACTTCAACTTGTTCTGTATGGAGAATGGTTCCATTTTCATCGATGACGATAATGCAGCGAGAATGCAAAGCTTCGAACGGTCCATCTACAATATTAAGACCGTAAGTTTTGCCAAAATCCCCGGTTTTATAATCTGAAAGTGCCACTACATTTTCAATGCCCTCATTTGCACAAAAACGATTTTGAGCAAAGGGTAAATCGCGCGAAATACACAATACCTTGGTATTATCTAATTGGGTTGCCTTCTCGTTGAACGTTCTTACAGACTGGGCACAGGTATTTGTATCGATACTTGGAAATACATTCAATATCAATCGACTTCCTCTAAAATCTTTTAAGGTTTTTGTTGAAAGGTCTGAGGCGGTAAGAGAAAAATCAGATGCTTTTTTTCCAACGGGCGGCAGATCACTTGAAGTATGATTTTTATTACCTCTTAAGATTATATTGGCCATAGATTTCTTGTTTTTTATGAAGTGCTCAAAAATAATAAAATATTTAGGGAAAGAGGTTTTTATTAAGATTTATCGGTGCCCAATGCCATTGGTAAATGATATATAATTGAACTGTAATCTCTAAAAAATATTTGAGTTAAAATATTGCCAAAATAAGAAAACGAAACATTTTTTTCGCTATCTTTATTATATCATATTGGGGTGCTTAAGTCAGACAGCTGAGATACATACCCATATTACTTAGATGGATAATGCCAACTAATGGAATATGATTCACAAAGGGAGCGAAGATTTAAATCTTGTTCCCTTTGTTCTTTTATAGAGTTTTCAATTTAGATTGGAGGTTCTCCGAAAACTCATTTAATTGCTTGCTATGTCTCTGTAGGTCATTTTCTTTAATCCCGATATCGTTAACTGACATTAATGCCTTCTCATACCAATTGTTCCAACTTTTTAAAATTTTAATTTCGTCCATAGCATTTTTACCAGAAGAAATTTCGGCCTTACTTAAAATAAACTCGATTTCTAAACGTTTTTCAGCAGCCTTCAAAATTTGTTGAGCAATAGCATTGGCGGTTATTTCGTCGGAATTCAACAAGGTATACGCACTGACCAACGCCGCTGTTCCAACATTTTTCATGGTAGTTTTTGAAACCTTATCGATGCGGTCGTTATCGGTATGATAAAATTGATCGGTGAAATGCCAAAGCAATAAACCCGGAATGTCGGAATCTAAAAATGGTGTATGATCACTTCCGCCTTCAAAAGGATTGGTGTTGACTTCCCAGTTTTCTGCCGCTCCTTGGTCTTTAAATACAGAAAGGATAAAGTCATTCAGGTAATGAGGTTTCATATCCTTTTCTTCCAATACCTTGCCGCCCCATTCGGTATGCTTATCGTTACCTCGGGTATAAATAGCGCTGGGGTCTGGCATTTTTTCAATAAGGAAAGAGCCGCCGGTTAAAGCGGTATTTTCGCCTACCATGTCCAAACTGATTCCCCATTTGATTTCTGGTCGAGATTCCGGATTTTCTTTTATATAACGTCGGGTCGAAACTATCTCATCTCCCCATAAAAAGGTCAGGGTGCGGTCTAAATCTAGTTTATTCCTTTTTATTAAACCCGAAGTCGCCATTGCCATTTCTAGCTGTGTGCCAACCCCGGTTGCGTTGTCGTTAGCTCCCGGTTCTTGAATATGAGCACTAAATACCAAACTCTCGTTTGGAAGAGTCGACCCTTTTATAGTGGCTACCACGGTTAGTTCTTCCGATTTGTAGGATTTGGTCTTTATATTCACCTTTAAGCTCACCTTTCCCTTAGATAATTCTTGTTTTAATTTTTCCTTTGCTTCATACGAAAGTGCAATCCCCCATGCTTTATCGATATACTTGGCAGGTAAACTTCTAAATTGAATAGAGGTTATATTTTTTTCAGGTTGAAGATATGCTGGGTTATCGTAAGTCATAATCCCAAGAGCTCCTTTTTCAAATACATCTGCGCCGTATAAATAGTAGCCAGACATTTCAGCAAAAAGGATTTTGCCCGAAACATCTATTGTCTTTAAATCACTTTTATCTTTTATATAAATTACCTCAGCTTCAACTCCTGTATTTGGCGTCGATTTAGAATTAAGAAAGACCATATTTCGGTTGCTAGTTTGGTCTAAAAGTTTTGAGTTTTGCCCAACTATACTAACATTTGCTGAAACAGGTTCCCAAGTGGGATTATCCAATGCCCGTTTTTCAATTCTATAGGTCAATCGCTCTTGATTCGAACTTGTTTCTTCAATAACATAGCCCGCTTCTTCCAAATGCTTAGTAATCCAGTAAATACTTTCATTAAATCCAGTATTACCCACGACGCGCCAATATTTTTCAACAAAAGCGGTTGTTTCGTAAGCTGTTTCGCCATCTATGATTGGTCTCACCAAATCAAAATAGCTCTGGGTGATTTCGCTAAGTTTTGGTGATTCTGATGAAGTGGATTCAGAAACGTTTACCTCGTTTTGCTGTTGGGTCTTGGTGCCTGAGCAAGAAATAAAAGCAGAGATGCTTAAAACAGTAAGAACGTAAGTGAAAATGCTTTTAAGTTGAAAAATCTCCATTGAATCTTAGGAATTAAATAAACCGTTAATTTTCGCATACTGCAAAAGCATGATAGTCTTGGCATCCTTGATTTCATTAGTCGAAATCATGCGGTAGGCTTTTTCAAAATCTAGCTCTAACACTTCTATGTTTTCGTGTTCAGAATCAAGTCCACCGCCATCGCTCACCTTCATGTCCTTAGAATATTCGGCAATAAAAAAGTATAAAATTTTTGTAACCGACCCTGGTGACATATAAGATTCCATCACCTTTTTAACGTTGTCGATTCTATAACCGGTTTCTTCCTCCGTTTCCTTTTTGATGCATTCCTCTGGCTTGTCATTATCTAACAATCCGGCGCAGGCCTCAATCAACATTCCGTCCCCGTTACCATTTAAATAGGTAGGCAATCTAAATTGTTTGGTAAGAACTACCTTGTTTTTAGATTTATTGAAGAGTAAAATTACCGCCCCATTTCCGCGGTCGTAAGCTTCACGGGATTGGGTTTCCCAGCTACCATCTTTTTTATGATAGTCGTAGGTGACTTTATTTAGAGTATACCAATTATCCGAAAGAATTTCCTTCTTCAGGTTTTTAATTTGATTATTTGCCATGATAATTTTTATCGTTTTTCAATACCACAAGGCATTGATGAGACGGCAAATTTATTCAATTAAACTTGAATGAAATTTAGGTAC
Encoded here:
- a CDS encoding Outer membrane lipoprotein-sorting protein; amino-acid sequence: MFKTNNSKMKITMKRIVTLCIMFIGLVSFSQNNPKAKQILDEVYQKTQSYDNITIDFKYSLNNANENINQETRGDVVMKGDQYVLNVLGVTRIYDGKTLYTISPEDEEVTVSSENTEDENTITPSKMLSFYKDGYTYEMDIVQDVKGRKIQFVKLNPIDTNSEIKQVLLGIDNTTKHIYTLIEIGKNGTKTTLTVNSFKTNEPISKTLFTFDKNKYKDYYINKID
- a CDS encoding DNA segregation ATPase FtsK/SpoIIIE, S-DNA-T family, yielding MAKKTSKKPVKKRTLRKAPNLKLSSQQKLIFGSLLIILGLLLFIACLSFFFTGKIDQSTIDQLGTREVEAENWLNKLGAWISDLFINKGFGVSSFIFSALLFLSGVYVTLNINKTRLIQHWIWGTLIAIWLSVFFGFFSEKYDALGGTIGYEMNSFLQDYLGVIGTALLLLFCLIIYISLRFKVTGEHFVDLFKRAKRDLKDDYKAGKEFRTASSNSSESYMSLDNDLSAEAEEIKSAFEISLDEAKEKEKERQKEMSKVESKPLVIVQEEEEIEEPTLDMEVETIEEEISESDNLSNKLVEDFGQFDPTLELSKYQFPPLDLLRKYDAEGITINQEELEENKNKIVETLNNYKIGISSIKATIGPTVTLYEIVPEAGVRISKIKNLEDDIALSLAALGIRIIAPIPGKGTIGIEVPNKNATIVSMRSVIASQKFQKSEMELPIAFGKTISNETFVVDLAKMPHLLMAGATGQGKSVGLNAVLTSLLYKKHPAEVKFVLVDPKKVELTLFNKIERHYLAKLPDSEEAIITDNTKVINTLNSLCIEMDNRYEMLKNAMVRNIKEYNDKFKARKLNPNEGHQFLPYIVLVVDEFADLIMTAGKEVETPIARLAQLARAIGIHLIIATQRPSVNVITGIIKANFPARIAFRVTSKIDSRTILDTSGADQLIGRGDMLFTQGNDVTRIQCAFVDTPEVESVTEFIGSQKAYPDAYILPEYVGEENGTSLDIDISERDKLFRDAAEIIVTAQQGSASLLQRKLKLGYNRAGRLIDQLEAAGIVGGFEGSKARQVLITDLNALDQLLENENV
- a CDS encoding diacylglycerol kinase (ATP), whose amino-acid sequence is MTKKKDNLFINRVKSVGFAFKGAVYLIKNESSIQIQFVIAIIMTIAGFYFKLSSTEWLIQIAFIGMVMSIEGLNTAVEYIADFVHPDFHTAIGVIKDIAAGAVFIASTAAIIAGLIIYIPKFL
- a CDS encoding thiol peroxidase (atypical 2-Cys peroxiredoxin), yielding MANIILRGNKNHTSSDLPPVGKKASDFSLTASDLSTKTLKDFRGSRLILNVFPSIDTNTCAQSVRTFNEKATQLDNTKVLCISRDLPFAQNRFCANEGIENVVALSDYKTGDFGKTYGLNIVDGPFEALHSRCIIVIDENGTILHTEQVEVISDEPDYDKAISALDQ
- a CDS encoding Peptidase family M28, with product MEIFQLKSIFTYVLTVLSISAFISCSGTKTQQQNEVNVSESTSSESPKLSEITQSYFDLVRPIIDGETAYETTAFVEKYWRVVGNTGFNESIYWITKHLEEAGYVIEETSSNQERLTYRIEKRALDNPTWEPVSANVSIVGQNSKLLDQTSNRNMVFLNSKSTPNTGVEAEVIYIKDKSDLKTIDVSGKILFAEMSGYYLYGADVFEKGALGIMTYDNPAYLQPEKNITSIQFRSLPAKYIDKAWGIALSYEAKEKLKQELSKGKVSLKVNIKTKSYKSEELTVVATIKGSTLPNESLVFSAHIQEPGANDNATGVGTQLEMAMATSGLIKRNKLDLDRTLTFLWGDEIVSTRRYIKENPESRPEIKWGISLDMVGENTALTGGSFLIEKMPDPSAIYTRGNDKHTEWGGKVLEEKDMKPHYLNDFILSVFKDQGAAENWEVNTNPFEGGSDHTPFLDSDIPGLLLWHFTDQFYHTDNDRIDKVSKTTMKNVGTAALVSAYTLLNSDEITANAIAQQILKAAEKRLEIEFILSKAEISSGKNAMDEIKILKSWNNWYEKALMSVNDIGIKENDLQRHSKQLNEFSENLQSKLKTL
- a CDS encoding nudix-type nucleoside diphosphatase, YffH/AdpP family, with protein sequence MANNQIKNLKKEILSDNWYTLNKVTYDYHKKDGSWETQSREAYDRGNGAVILLFNKSKNKVVLTKQFRLPTYLNGNGDGMLIEACAGLLDNDKPEECIKKETEEETGYRIDNVKKVMESYMSPGSVTKILYFFIAEYSKDMKVSDGGGLDSEHENIEVLELDFEKAYRMISTNEIKDAKTIMLLQYAKINGLFNS